From a region of the Rathayibacter sp. VKM Ac-2804 genome:
- a CDS encoding HNH endonuclease signature motif containing protein, with translation MSEDENAAALAEVRDCFDDSAAAERAASPTRLRAAERMHRGYRIALTVPEAFARGATRSETRDLVERSVRAELAVAFGVSEREVSRRLETAQLLMEHLPLTRALLRGGLILWELGEAICRTASSLPETSRSALDERAADAAVRMTTTQLRRALGRWREELHEQPLAERHARAKEDRAVWVTPDVDGMATLCVHAPAPAVTGAYDRLRRISRTLRDEGDPRSLQQLSADAAVDLLCDGDIIGTTPNAEHRSDPTFVPGVRAEVRLTLAASTAVGLDDAPAELDGYGPVPAPIARELIRTAASFTRVLTDPDTGAVVSAGRTWRTPPPQMRLHLQLRDRTCRFPGCTRTAATSEADHTIEWRNGGETSLENLVMLCTSHHHVRHGEQWSYDRVDDHGTIEWTRPTGRRISNRPPPLPGRPPDPPPGPRFDDAPAPF, from the coding sequence ATGTCAGAAGACGAGAATGCGGCAGCACTCGCGGAGGTGCGCGACTGCTTCGACGACTCCGCCGCCGCCGAGCGCGCTGCGTCCCCGACGCGCCTCAGAGCGGCGGAGCGGATGCACCGCGGCTACCGGATCGCGCTCACCGTCCCGGAGGCCTTCGCCCGCGGCGCGACTCGCAGCGAGACACGCGACCTCGTCGAGCGCTCCGTCCGTGCCGAACTGGCGGTGGCGTTCGGGGTGTCCGAGCGGGAGGTCTCCCGCCGCCTCGAGACCGCGCAGCTTCTGATGGAGCACCTGCCGCTCACCCGCGCGCTGCTGCGCGGCGGCCTGATCCTCTGGGAGCTGGGCGAGGCGATCTGCAGGACCGCGAGCAGCCTTCCCGAGACCTCCCGCTCCGCACTCGACGAGCGCGCCGCCGACGCCGCCGTCAGGATGACCACCACGCAGCTGCGCCGCGCCCTCGGACGCTGGCGGGAGGAGCTGCACGAGCAGCCACTCGCCGAGCGCCACGCGCGCGCGAAGGAGGACCGCGCGGTCTGGGTCACGCCGGACGTCGACGGGATGGCGACGCTCTGCGTCCACGCTCCCGCACCGGCAGTGACGGGCGCGTACGACCGGCTGCGCCGCATCTCCCGCACCCTCCGCGACGAGGGCGACCCGCGCAGCCTGCAGCAGCTCAGCGCCGATGCGGCGGTCGATCTGCTCTGCGACGGCGACATCATCGGAACCACGCCCAACGCCGAGCATCGGTCCGACCCGACCTTCGTCCCCGGCGTGCGCGCCGAAGTGCGGCTCACGCTCGCGGCGTCCACCGCCGTGGGTCTCGACGATGCGCCCGCGGAGCTCGACGGCTACGGCCCCGTCCCCGCCCCGATCGCCCGTGAGCTCATTCGCACCGCTGCGTCCTTCACCCGCGTCCTCACCGATCCGGACACCGGAGCCGTCGTCTCCGCCGGCCGGACCTGGCGCACTCCACCGCCCCAGATGCGCCTGCACCTGCAGCTGCGGGACCGGACCTGCCGCTTCCCCGGCTGCACCCGGACCGCCGCCACCAGCGAGGCCGACCACACGATCGAGTGGCGCAACGGCGGCGAGACCTCGCTCGAGAACCTCGTCATGCTCTGCACGTCCCACCACCACGTGCGGCACGGAGAGCAGTGGAGCTACGACCGGGTCGACGACCACGGGACGATCGAGTGGACGCGCCCGACCGGCCGACGGATCAGCAACCGCCCGCCACCCCTGCCCGGGCGGCCACCCGACCCGCCCCCGGGGCCCCGCTTCGACGATGCTCCCGCACCGTTCTGA
- a CDS encoding glycosyltransferase family 2 protein, translating to MPDAVDTSLAIVVVSYNTREKTLACLASIPLGDAPTPPHVIVVDNGSEDGSAEAIRAAHPEATVIEAGDNLGFARGVNRGVAAATERFVLLLNPDTLVLEGSFRALLEFAVANPRYGVYGGRTLRPDGSVDPSSCWGAPSLWSLLTYATMLSTAFRGNPLLDPESLGGWQRDSVREVPIITGCLLLMPREEYERVGRLDERFFLYGEDAEFSIRARRAGLRPVIVPTAVIVHDVGASTRDAATAGNSGRKMCMVMAGKATMIRLSWKPLPARIGIALLQAGALVRTVLETATRRKRRAWTEVWQRRADWRVGYPEAERTLFGRVPGTGAAEVAR from the coding sequence GTGCCTGACGCCGTGGACACCAGCCTGGCGATCGTCGTCGTCAGCTACAACACCCGTGAGAAGACGCTGGCCTGCCTCGCGTCGATCCCGCTCGGCGACGCGCCGACTCCCCCGCACGTCATCGTGGTCGACAACGGCTCCGAGGACGGCAGCGCGGAGGCGATCCGCGCCGCGCACCCCGAGGCGACCGTGATCGAGGCGGGCGACAACCTCGGCTTCGCCCGCGGCGTCAACCGCGGCGTCGCAGCGGCGACCGAGCGCTTCGTGCTGCTGCTCAACCCGGACACGCTCGTGCTCGAGGGCTCGTTCCGCGCGCTGCTCGAGTTCGCCGTCGCGAACCCGCGCTACGGCGTGTACGGCGGGCGCACCCTCCGCCCCGACGGCTCGGTCGACCCCTCGTCCTGCTGGGGCGCGCCCAGCCTGTGGTCGCTGCTGACCTACGCGACGATGCTCTCCACCGCGTTCCGCGGCAACCCGCTGCTCGACCCGGAGTCGCTCGGCGGCTGGCAGCGCGACAGCGTGCGCGAGGTGCCCATCATCACCGGCTGCCTGCTGCTGATGCCGCGCGAGGAGTACGAGCGGGTCGGCCGGCTCGACGAGCGCTTCTTCCTCTACGGCGAGGACGCCGAGTTCTCGATCCGCGCCCGCCGCGCGGGCCTGCGCCCGGTGATCGTGCCGACCGCCGTGATCGTGCACGACGTCGGCGCCTCCACCCGCGACGCCGCGACCGCGGGCAACTCCGGCCGCAAGATGTGCATGGTGATGGCCGGCAAGGCCACGATGATCCGCCTCTCCTGGAAGCCGCTGCCCGCGCGGATCGGCATCGCGCTGCTCCAGGCGGGCGCGCTCGTGCGCACCGTGCTCGAGACCGCGACCCGGCGCAAGCGCCGCGCCTGGACCGAGGTCTGGCAGCGCCGGGCGGACTGGCGGGTGGGCTACCCGGAGGCCGAGCGCACCCTGTTCGGCCGGGTGCCCGGCACCGGCGCGGCGGAGGTCGCCCGATGA
- a CDS encoding Ig-like domain-containing protein, which translates to MIPRSTSSRRPAGRLRRFLAATAAAAVVTAGLVGAAALPAQAADSAQTGAGRYVVTVDSKAVSTTLASALGLSLDATYGGGVSGFTATLTARQHAILAADSRVVGLSPADQVVEGQAQTMPSHVLTAEADKAPVSAGDGVTNWNGPAVAVIDSGVSAHPDYNLAKQVNCFGSGTADDANGHGTGVSGYMTALDNGSGTVGVAPGAPVYSVRALDANNKGTISTLMCALDWVSQNAATYNIKVVNMSLATNGADDRNCGRTDGDTIHQAVCDLVAKGVTVVSAAGNSSADLSKYIPAAYDEVLAVTNFANYDGKPGSLAAVPCSNVTTKDDNYTLNSNFASTADAGHTIAAPGTCPYTTKKGNTYAYIQTGTSMSTAAASGVVLDCLAAGGSCVGKTPAQVIAQVIAQAKSATVDRGRTFAGDPTRPVSGRYYGYGVSTIPVGTVVTPTPTPTPTATPTATATPTATPTPTATPTATATPKPTATPTATPTPTPTPTATATPTATPTATATPTPTSGADITKPQAKIVSPASQTTVTGTVTLVANASDNVAVTGVAFWSGSTKLGDGVKQTDGTWALTANSRNWPNATYVVVAKATDAAGNVGTSTSITLVIKN; encoded by the coding sequence GTGATCCCTCGCTCCACCTCGTCGCGCCGCCCCGCCGGTCGTCTCCGCCGCTTCCTGGCCGCGACCGCCGCCGCGGCCGTCGTCACCGCCGGTCTCGTCGGCGCCGCCGCGCTCCCCGCGCAGGCCGCCGACTCCGCCCAGACGGGTGCCGGCCGCTACGTCGTCACCGTCGACTCGAAGGCCGTCTCGACGACGCTCGCGAGCGCCCTCGGCCTCTCGCTCGATGCGACCTACGGCGGAGGCGTCTCCGGCTTCACCGCGACCCTGACCGCCCGTCAGCACGCGATCCTCGCCGCCGACAGCCGCGTCGTCGGCCTCTCGCCCGCCGACCAGGTGGTCGAGGGCCAGGCGCAGACGATGCCCTCCCACGTCCTGACCGCGGAGGCCGACAAGGCCCCGGTCAGCGCCGGCGACGGCGTCACCAACTGGAACGGCCCCGCCGTCGCGGTCATCGACTCCGGCGTCAGCGCGCACCCCGACTACAACCTGGCCAAGCAGGTCAACTGCTTCGGCTCCGGCACCGCCGACGACGCCAACGGCCACGGCACCGGCGTCTCCGGCTACATGACCGCGCTCGACAACGGCTCCGGCACCGTCGGCGTCGCCCCCGGTGCACCGGTCTACTCGGTCCGCGCACTCGACGCGAACAACAAGGGCACCATCTCGACCCTGATGTGCGCGCTCGACTGGGTGTCGCAGAACGCCGCGACCTACAACATCAAGGTCGTCAACATGTCGCTCGCGACCAATGGTGCGGACGACCGCAATTGCGGGCGCACCGACGGCGACACGATCCACCAGGCGGTCTGCGACCTCGTCGCGAAGGGCGTGACCGTGGTCTCGGCCGCCGGCAACTCCTCCGCCGATCTGTCGAAGTACATCCCGGCCGCGTACGACGAGGTCCTCGCCGTCACGAACTTCGCGAACTACGACGGCAAGCCGGGCTCGCTCGCGGCCGTCCCGTGCTCGAACGTGACCACCAAGGACGACAACTACACGCTGAACAGCAACTTCGCGAGCACCGCCGACGCCGGTCACACCATCGCCGCGCCCGGCACCTGCCCCTACACGACGAAGAAGGGCAACACCTACGCGTACATCCAGACCGGCACCAGCATGTCGACGGCCGCCGCCTCCGGTGTCGTCCTCGACTGCCTCGCGGCAGGCGGATCCTGCGTGGGCAAGACCCCCGCGCAGGTCATCGCCCAGGTGATCGCCCAGGCCAAGTCGGCCACCGTCGACCGCGGCCGCACCTTCGCCGGCGACCCGACCCGCCCCGTCTCCGGCCGCTACTACGGCTACGGCGTGAGCACGATCCCGGTGGGCACGGTCGTCACGCCGACGCCGACGCCGACGCCGACCGCGACGCCGACCGCGACCGCGACGCCCACCGCCACGCCGACGCCGACCGCGACGCCCACGGCGACCGCCACGCCGAAGCCGACGGCCACTCCGACCGCGACGCCGACCCCGACCCCGACGCCCACCGCGACCGCGACGCCGACGGCCACGCCGACCGCGACCGCCACCCCGACCCCGACCTCCGGTGCCGACATCACGAAGCCGCAGGCCAAGATCGTCTCGCCCGCCAGCCAGACGACCGTGACCGGCACCGTGACCCTCGTCGCCAACGCGAGCGACAACGTCGCCGTGACGGGCGTCGCCTTCTGGTCGGGATCGACCAAGCTCGGCGACGGCGTCAAGCAGACCGACGGCACCTGGGCGCTCACCGCGAACAGCAGGAACTGGCCGAACGCGACCTACGTCGTGGTCGCCAAGGCCACCGACGCCGCCGGCAACGTGGGTACCAGCACGTCGATCACGCTGGTGATCAAGAACTGA
- a CDS encoding glycosyltransferase family 4 protein — protein sequence MIAGGSRTLRGRLRTRLRGLLSGEDARSRRLRVEAEPAFRTRYANPYNARLYTAMTAEGVLVRDLSWVRLLLAKVDVVHLHWPDLTFLSGVRRYRIVARLVFFFAFLRVARLRGTRLIWTAHNVTSHEERGTPFLRNWYRRLLTENLDAIVCLSEEGVTAMRRSYPELAAVPAFVTPHGHYRYDYDFSASRAEARAELGLDPDARLVVSVGQIRPYKNVPTLIERFRDREDDGTLLAVAGNPARGPLRGVIEEAAAGDARIRLELSFLSDERMALWLRASDLVVLPYSAIQNSGSAILAVSADRPVLVPDLGAMHELAALVGPDWVRLYDGAFDTAALDGALAWLDERTVADDASADLSALEWDAIARATIDVYRRVLRAPRPS from the coding sequence ATGATCGCCGGCGGCAGCCGCACGCTGCGCGGTCGCCTGCGCACGCGCCTGCGCGGACTGCTCTCGGGCGAGGACGCCAGGAGCCGCCGGCTGCGGGTCGAGGCCGAGCCGGCCTTCCGCACCCGCTACGCCAACCCCTACAACGCGCGGCTCTACACGGCGATGACCGCCGAGGGCGTGCTCGTGCGCGACCTGTCCTGGGTGCGCCTGCTGCTCGCGAAGGTCGACGTCGTGCACCTGCACTGGCCGGACCTGACCTTCCTCAGCGGCGTCCGCCGCTACCGGATCGTCGCGCGGCTGGTCTTCTTCTTCGCCTTCCTGCGCGTCGCGCGCCTGCGCGGCACCCGGCTGATCTGGACCGCGCACAACGTCACCTCGCACGAGGAGCGCGGCACCCCGTTCCTGCGCAACTGGTACCGGCGGCTGCTGACCGAGAACCTCGACGCGATCGTCTGCCTCTCGGAGGAGGGCGTGACCGCGATGCGGCGCTCCTACCCGGAGCTGGCCGCGGTGCCCGCGTTCGTCACCCCGCACGGGCACTACCGCTACGACTACGACTTCTCCGCGAGTCGCGCCGAGGCGCGCGCGGAGCTCGGTCTGGACCCGGACGCGCGGCTCGTCGTGTCGGTCGGCCAGATCCGGCCGTACAAGAACGTGCCGACCCTGATCGAGCGCTTCCGCGACCGCGAGGACGACGGCACGCTGCTCGCGGTCGCCGGCAACCCGGCGCGCGGTCCGCTGCGCGGCGTGATCGAGGAGGCGGCGGCGGGCGATGCGCGCATCCGGCTCGAGCTGTCCTTCCTCAGCGACGAGCGGATGGCGCTCTGGCTGCGCGCGAGCGACCTGGTCGTGCTGCCGTACTCGGCGATCCAGAACTCCGGATCCGCGATCCTCGCGGTCTCGGCCGACCGACCGGTGCTGGTGCCCGATCTCGGCGCGATGCACGAGCTGGCGGCGCTGGTCGGCCCGGACTGGGTGCGGCTCTACGACGGCGCGTTCGACACCGCGGCGCTCGACGGCGCCCTCGCCTGGCTCGACGAGCGGACGGTGGCGGACGACGCCTCGGCCGACCTCTCGGCGCTGGAGTGGGACGCGATCGCCCGCGCGACCATCGACGTCTACCGCCGCGTGCTGCGGGCCCCGCGCCCCAGCTGA
- a CDS encoding glycosyltransferase family A protein produces the protein MNPPALHPRDVSIILCTRERPDMLREALAAIAAGTDPDVEVIVVDSASTDSRTREVALAAGVRYVRTDTKGLSIARNLGLDSSDRPIVVYTDDDCSPTPGWIEALLRAFEEERVTVATGRMLDHTLVDTDVPPTDRIVYRSAVRGLDAGHGAVMAFRRDVLQTLGGFDDTLGAGRYLAGAEDLDIFCRAIAAGGTAVFVPDSVVLHVNTRNPVAYRRLMRGYGLGLGALVGKWWRLSPKVGARLTATLAVRSGRRLVRSAKRRGRGAKDELAMVEGILRGYLRSRHLRLSGSTFVDEYPPTPIRLPAAPAQADPAPAGTPS, from the coding sequence GTGAACCCCCCAGCGCTCCACCCCCGCGACGTCTCGATCATCCTCTGCACCCGCGAGCGTCCCGACATGCTGCGGGAGGCGCTCGCGGCGATCGCAGCCGGCACCGACCCCGACGTCGAGGTGATCGTCGTCGACTCCGCGTCGACCGACTCCCGCACCCGCGAGGTCGCCCTCGCCGCGGGCGTGCGCTACGTGCGCACCGACACCAAGGGCCTCTCCATCGCGCGGAACCTCGGGCTCGACTCGAGCGACCGGCCGATCGTGGTCTACACCGACGACGACTGCTCGCCGACGCCCGGCTGGATCGAGGCGCTGCTGCGCGCCTTCGAGGAGGAGCGCGTCACGGTGGCGACCGGGCGGATGCTCGACCACACCCTCGTCGACACCGACGTGCCGCCGACCGACCGCATCGTCTACCGCTCGGCCGTCCGCGGGCTCGACGCGGGCCACGGCGCCGTGATGGCGTTCCGCCGCGACGTCCTGCAGACCCTCGGCGGCTTCGACGACACCCTCGGGGCCGGCCGCTACCTCGCCGGCGCCGAGGACCTCGACATCTTCTGCCGCGCCATCGCCGCGGGCGGCACCGCCGTCTTCGTGCCGGACAGCGTCGTGCTGCACGTCAACACGCGCAACCCCGTCGCCTACCGCCGCCTGATGCGCGGCTACGGGCTCGGGCTCGGCGCGCTCGTCGGCAAGTGGTGGCGCCTGTCGCCCAAGGTCGGCGCGCGGCTCACCGCGACCCTCGCCGTCCGCAGCGGCCGGCGCCTGGTGCGCTCGGCGAAGCGGCGCGGCCGCGGCGCGAAGGACGAGCTCGCGATGGTCGAGGGGATCCTCCGCGGCTACCTGCGCTCGCGCCACCTCCGCCTCTCCGGCTCGACCTTCGTCGACGAGTACCCGCCGACGCCGATCCGGCTGCCCGCCGCCCCGGCGCAGGCCGACCCGGCCCCCGCCGGCACCCCGAGCTGA
- a CDS encoding acyltransferase, giving the protein MSQGGGPLRTLTKVRTYLQAVRLLHFHAYSHADQVPRLSRGADVSFAPNVSFRNAERITLGAGTHIGENSLLWAGNSSGRITLGAKCLLAPNVTITASNYGIVQGTPVMDQPKIEKDIVIGRDVWLGANVVVVAGVTIGDGAIVGAGAVVTKDLPANCIAGGVPAKVIGQRPEADRA; this is encoded by the coding sequence ATGAGCCAGGGCGGCGGACCGCTGCGCACCCTCACGAAGGTGCGCACGTACCTGCAGGCCGTGCGCCTGCTTCACTTCCACGCGTACAGCCACGCGGACCAGGTGCCGCGCCTCAGCCGCGGGGCCGACGTCTCGTTCGCGCCGAACGTGTCGTTCCGGAACGCCGAGCGGATCACGCTCGGCGCCGGCACCCACATCGGCGAGAACTCGCTCCTCTGGGCCGGCAACAGCAGCGGCCGGATCACCCTCGGCGCGAAGTGCCTGCTGGCGCCGAACGTCACGATCACCGCGTCGAACTACGGCATCGTCCAGGGCACGCCCGTGATGGACCAGCCGAAGATCGAGAAGGACATCGTGATCGGCCGGGACGTCTGGCTCGGCGCGAACGTGGTCGTCGTCGCGGGCGTCACCATCGGCGACGGCGCGATCGTCGGCGCGGGGGCCGTGGTCACCAAGGACCTGCCGGCGAACTGCATCGCCGGCGGCGTGCCCGCCAAGGTCATCGGCCAGCGACCGGAGGCCGATCGTGCCTGA
- a CDS encoding wax ester/triacylglycerol synthase domain-containing protein, with amino-acid sequence MTRPPRRTGRPHAEPLRTLDEKFVSNAVVYEVARPTGSMIVDGAPFRRADGSLDRDLVYSAWEAFIRTSPSVRQRLARAPLGLFTPSWVSVDEIDVRDHVRFHPGVVEWDPRHVELLTGAFNGPMDPKGPLWDILVVELSTGQLGFAVRIHHALGDGMFGLVLIQAFSSGEPIEFAPYSRAPMHFPEDPRPPRGPIALTLAARRQIASTHASLSDEWTEWKRKPLKKRITRVGGRNIRAARDWWIRRSGLLERSIKPRDAAILTADLKTAKAAARAAGGSVADLTVALALHAFAALHPEREEIATLVPVSPRRDRNEVKRNHVSMVRVAVPVSLGLAETVASVREQVQLAVETGESGITRGRKDWQGYASYLPVFLRPRWFGKAELASMTLWPVTEPDDEAAVFASSFTKRLDIAISVRSDLDADLFIDSIAASLTEIGAPVIDPLAEQTPAGSPDDHEPNGAGR; translated from the coding sequence ATGACCCGACCCCCTCGCCGCACCGGGCGACCGCACGCCGAGCCGCTGCGCACCCTCGACGAGAAGTTCGTCTCGAACGCCGTCGTCTACGAAGTCGCCCGGCCGACCGGCTCGATGATCGTCGACGGCGCCCCGTTCCGCCGCGCGGACGGCTCGCTCGACCGCGACCTCGTCTACTCCGCCTGGGAGGCGTTCATCCGCACCTCCCCCTCGGTGCGGCAGCGGCTCGCCCGCGCGCCGCTCGGGCTGTTCACGCCCTCCTGGGTGTCGGTCGACGAGATCGACGTCCGCGACCACGTGCGCTTCCACCCGGGCGTGGTCGAGTGGGACCCGCGCCACGTCGAGCTGCTCACCGGCGCCTTCAACGGGCCGATGGACCCGAAGGGCCCGCTCTGGGACATCCTCGTGGTCGAGCTCTCGACCGGGCAGCTGGGCTTCGCCGTGCGGATCCACCACGCGCTCGGCGACGGCATGTTCGGCCTCGTGCTGATCCAGGCCTTCTCCTCGGGCGAGCCGATCGAGTTCGCGCCCTACAGCCGCGCGCCGATGCACTTCCCGGAGGACCCGCGGCCGCCGCGCGGCCCGATCGCGCTCACCCTCGCCGCGCGCCGGCAGATCGCGTCGACGCACGCGTCGCTGTCGGACGAGTGGACGGAGTGGAAGCGCAAGCCGCTGAAGAAGCGGATCACCCGCGTCGGCGGCCGCAACATCCGCGCCGCCCGCGACTGGTGGATCCGCCGCTCGGGACTGCTCGAGCGCAGCATCAAGCCGCGCGACGCGGCGATCCTCACCGCCGACCTCAAGACCGCGAAGGCGGCGGCCCGCGCGGCCGGCGGCTCGGTCGCCGACCTGACCGTCGCGCTCGCCCTGCACGCCTTCGCCGCGCTGCACCCCGAGCGCGAGGAGATCGCGACCCTCGTGCCCGTGTCGCCGCGCCGCGACAGGAACGAGGTCAAGCGCAACCACGTGTCGATGGTGCGGGTCGCCGTGCCGGTGTCGCTCGGTCTCGCGGAGACGGTGGCGAGCGTGCGCGAGCAGGTGCAGCTCGCCGTCGAGACCGGCGAGAGCGGGATCACCCGGGGCCGGAAGGACTGGCAGGGCTACGCGTCCTATCTCCCCGTCTTCCTGCGCCCGCGCTGGTTCGGGAAGGCCGAGCTGGCCTCGATGACCCTCTGGCCCGTGACCGAGCCGGACGACGAGGCCGCGGTCTTCGCGAGCTCCTTCACCAAGCGGCTCGACATCGCGATCTCGGTGCGCTCGGACCTCGACGCCGACCTCTTCATCGACTCGATCGCCGCCTCGCTGACCGAGATCGGCGCGCCGGTGATCGATCCGCTCGCCGAGCAGACCCCCGCCGGATCGCCGGACGACCACGAACCGAACGGAGCCGGCCGATGA